The Streptomyces sp. JB150 genomic interval GCCTGGCGTTCACCAGGAGACCCGCGCCCCCTGCCCCCGGCAGACGCGATCGCCGTGGCTCCCGCCACCTTCAACACGATCAACAAGTGGGCCGCCGGGATCTCCGACATCCTCGCCCTGGGCATCCTGTGCGAGGCGTACGGCATGGGCATCCCGACCGTGGCCCTGCCCTACCTGAACTCCGCCCAGGCCGCCCACCCCGCCTACCAGCAGAGTCTGGACCGGCTGAGGGGGATGGGTGTCCTGATCGGTTCCTGCGAACCGCACCGGCCGAGGGCCGGCGGCGCG includes:
- a CDS encoding flavoprotein; amino-acid sequence: MTEPTAPDKKPFLYIVVCAAGVARDAGKLITAAQEANWDVGVIATPQGLGFIDTTAIEAQTGYPIRSAWRSPGDPRPLPPADAIAVAPATFNTINKWAAGISDILALGILCEAYGMGIPTVALPYLNSAQAAHPAYQQSLDRLRGMGVLIGSCEPHRPRAGGAADRFRWQEALELLEPLANTVR